A region of Vigna radiata var. radiata cultivar VC1973A chromosome 10, Vradiata_ver6, whole genome shotgun sequence DNA encodes the following proteins:
- the LOC106775937 gene encoding homeobox-leucine zipper protein ATHB-14 yields MALTLHKDSANNQMDSSKYVRYTPEQVEALERVYAECPKPSSLRRQQLIRECPILSNIEPKQIKVWFQNRRCREKQRKEASRLQTVNRKLTAMNKLLMEENDRLQKQVSHLVYENGYMKQQIQTASAGTTTDNSCESVVMSGQNQQQNPTPQHPNRDANNPAGLLAIAEETLAEFLSKATGTAVDWVQMIGMKPGPDSIGIVAVSRNCSGVAARACGLVSLEPTKVAEILKDRQSWYRDCRCVEVLSIVPTGNGGTIELMYMQTYAPTTLAAARDFWTLRYTTSLEDGSLVICERSLTSSTGGPTGPPSTTFVRAEMLPSGYLIRPCEGGGSIIHIVDHIDLDVWSVPEVLRPLYESSKILAQKLTIAALQHIRQIAQESSGEIQYGGGRQPAVLRTFSQRLCRGFNDAVNGFVDDGWSLMGTDGVEDVTIAVNSSPNKFLGSNYNASMFPAFGGGVLCAKASMLLQNVPPALLVRFLREHRSEWADYGVDAYSAACLKASPYAVPCARPGGFPSSQVILPLAHTIEHEEFLEVVRIEGHAFSPEDVTLARDMYLLQLCSGVDENAIGACAQLVFAPIDESFADDALLLPSGFRVIPLDPKSDGPAATRTLDLASTMEVGSANARPAGEADLNGYNLRSVLTIAFQFTFENHTRDNVAAMARQYVRSVVGSVQRVAMAIAPSRLSTQLGPKSLPGSPEALTLARWISRSYRIHTGTELFRAESTAGDAILKQLWHHSDAIMCCSVKTNASPVFTFANQAGLDMLETTLVALQDIMLDKVLDESGRKILCSEFSKIMQQGFAYLPAGICVSSMNRPVSYEQAIAWKVLNDDDSNHCLAFMFMSWSFV; encoded by the exons ATGGCACTTACTTTGCACAAGGACTCGGCCAACAACCAGATGGATTCAAGCAAGTATGTCAGGTACACACCTGAGCAGGTTGAGGCTTTGGAGAGGGTCTATGCCGAATGTCCCAAACCAAGTTCTTTGCGGAGGCAGCAACTCATCAGAGAGTGCCCCATCCTTTCCAATATCGAACCCAAACAAATCAAAGTTTGGTTTCAGAATAGAAG GTGTCGTGAGAAGCAGAGGAAGGAGGCTTCTCGGCTGCAGACAGTGAACAGAAAGCTGACTGCGATGAACAAACTGTTAATGGAAGAGAATGACCGTTTGCAGAAGCAGGTTTCTCATCTGGTTTACGAGAATGGATATATGAAGCAACAGATACAGACT GCCTCTGCGGGCACCACCACAGACAATAGCTGTGAGTCTGTGGTAATGAGTGGTCAGAATCAACAGCAAAACCCAACACCTCAGCATCCCAATAGGGATGCCAACAACCCAGCTGG TCTTCTCGCCATAGCTGAGGAGACCCTGGCAGAGTTCCTTTCCAAGGCTACTGGAACTGCTGTCGACTGGGTCCAGATGATTGGGATGAAG CCTGGTCCGGATTCGATTGGAATCGTTGCTGTTTCCCGCAACTGTAGTGGTGTGGCAGCACGAGCCTGCGGCCTTGTGAGTCTAGAGCCCACTAAG GTTGCTGAGATTCTGAAAGATCGACAGTCGTGGTATCGTGACTGCCGATGCGTGGAAGTATTGAGTATAGTTCCCACAGGGAATGGGGGTACCATAGAGCTCATGTACATGCAG ACATATGCGCCCACAACATTGGCAGCGGCGCGGGACTTTTGGACACTGAGATACACGACAAGTTTGGAAGATGGAAGCCTTGTG ATATGTGAGAGATCATTGACATCCTCAACTGGTGGTCCCACAGGGCCTCCTTCAACAACCTTTGTTAGAGCTGAAATGCTTCCCAGTGGTTATCTGATTAGACCGTGTGAGGGTGGTGGATCCATTATTCACATAGTTGATCATATTGATTTAGAT GTATGGAGTGTTCCAGAAGTACTGAGGCCCCTCTATGAATCATCAAAAATCTTAGCTCAGAAATTGACCATTGCT GCCTTGCAACATATACGACAGATAGCACAAGAATCGAGTGGAGAAATTCAATATGGTGGGGGGCGCCAGCCTGCTGTATTGAGAACATTTAGTCAGAGACTTTGCAG GGGATTTAATGATGCGGTGAATGGGTTTGTTGATGACGGTTGGTCGCTGATGGGTACTGATGGGGTGGAAGATGTGACTATAGCTGTAAACTcttctccaaacaaatttttGGGGTCCAATTATAATGCTTCCATGTTTCCAGCCTTTGGAGGTGGGGTCTTGTGTGCCAAGGCATCGATGCTCTTGCAG AATGTTCCACCTGCTTTGCTTGTTCGTTTTTTGAGAGAGCATCGATCAGAATGGGCTGATTACGGGGTTGATGCGTACTCTGCTGCATGCCTTAAAGCTAGTCCCTATGCAGTTCCCTGTGCAAGACCGGGTGGCTTCCCGAGCAGCCAGGTCATTTTACCTCTTGCTCATACTATTGAGCATGAAGAG TTCCTGGAGGTGGTTCGCATAGAGGGTCATGCATTTTCTCCTGAGGATGTCACGTTGGCACGTGATATGTATCTATTGCAG CTATGCAGTGGAGTTGATGAAAATGCAATTGGGGCATGTGCTCAACTTGTTTTTGCACCTATTGACGAGTCGTTTGCAGATGATGCTCTGTTGCTGCCATCTGGTTTTCGTGTCATTCCATTAGATCCTAAATCA GATGGTCCAGCTGCAACTCGAACACTGGATTTGGCATCAACAATGGAAGTAGGATCTGCTAATGCTCGGCCCGCCGGTGAAGCTGATTTGAATGGATACAACCTTCGGTCGGTCCTTACTATTGCTTTCCAATTTACCTTCGAAAATCATACGCGCGACAATGTTGCTGCAATGGCTCGGCAGTATGTGCGTAGTGTTGTTGGATCTGTTCAGAGAGTTGCCATGGCAATTGCTCCTTCCAGGCTTAGTACCCAACTTGGGCCAAAGTCACTTCCTGGTTCCCCTGAGGCCCTTACCTTAGCACGATGGATCAGTAGAAGCTACAG GATCCACACTGGCACAGAGCTTTTTAGAGCCGAGTCCACTGCAGGTGATGCAATCTTGAAGCAACTTTGGCACCATTCCGATGCAATCATGTGCTGTTCTGTGAAAACAAAT GCATCTCCAGTGTTCACCTTTGCTAATCAAGCTGGGTTAGACATGCTTGAAACTACTCTTGTCGCACTTCAAGACATAATGCTTGATAAAGTGCTAGATGAATCTGGCAGGAAGATTCTTTGCTCTGAGTTCTCCAAGATAATGCAACAG GGATTTGCTTATCTACCAGCTGGAATATGTGTATCGAGTATGAATCGGCCAGTGTCTTATGAGCAGGCCATTGCATGGAAAGTCCTGAATGACGATGATTCTAATCACTGCCTAGCCTTCATGTTTATGAGTTGGTCTTTTGTATGA
- the LOC106775173 gene encoding 60S ribosomal protein L13a-4 has product MVSGSGICAKRVVVDARHHMLGRLASIVAKELLNGQKVVVVRCEEICISGGLVRQKMKYMRFLRKRMNTKPSHGPIHFRAPAKIFWRTVRGMIPHKTKRGEAALDRLKVYEGIPPPYDKTKRMVVPDALKVLRLQKGHKYCVLGRLSSEVGWSYYDTIRELEKKRKDKAELVYERKKQLNKLRVKAEKIADEKLGPQLDILAPVKY; this is encoded by the exons ATGGTGTCGGGTTCGGGAATCTGCGCGAAGAGGGTGGTGGTTGACGCGCGGCACCACATGCTCGGTCGACTCGCGTCCATTGTGGCAAAAGAACTTCTCAACGGCCAAAAGGTAGTGGTGGTGCGGTGCGAAGAGATATGCATCTCCGGCGGCCTCGTGAGGCAAAAGATGAAGTACATGAGATTCCTGCGCAAACGCATGAACACCAAACCTTCTCATGGCCCAATCCACTTCCGCGCCCCCGCCAAGATCTTCTGGCGTACCGTTCGTGG AATGATACCACACAAGACAAAACGTGGTGAAGCTGCTCTTGATCGTTTGAAGGTTTATGAGGGAATCCCTCCTCCATATGACAAGACCAAGAGAATGGTTGTTCCTGACGCTCTCAA GGTTTTGAGACTTCAGAAAGGGCACAAGTATTGTGTGCTGGGCAGGTTATCATCTGAAGTTGGATGGAGCTACTACGATACCATTAGG GAGttggagaagaagagaaaggatAAGGCAGAGTTGGTTTACGAGAGAAAGAAGCAGCTCAACAAATTGAGGGTGAAAGCCGAGAAGATTGCCGATGAGAAACTCGGTCCTCAACTTGATATTCTTGCCCCTGTTAAGTACTGA
- the LOC106775602 gene encoding S-protein homolog 5: MKLSVVYLTLCLASSIIMVMATVQRARFLLGTNDYYVRVINGFTDNSSVPLVIWCSSEEMDLGGRALQEHDDFSWVMKSNFWSNNRMKCTMKWDSTRKSFEAFKASRDTERCGIHRMCSWMVTQDGFYFSNDEVNWRKDFLW, encoded by the coding sequence ATGAAACTTTCTGTGGTTTACCTTACGCTGTGTCTTGCCTCTTCCATTATCATGGTGATGGCCACAGTACAAAGGGCAAGGTTCTTGTTGGGCACCAATGATTACTACGTTCGAGTGATCAATGGTTTCACTGACAATTCCTCTGTGCCGTTGGTGATTTGGTGTTCTTCCGAGGAGATGGATCTCGGAGGGCGTGCCCTTCAGGAACACGATGATTTTAGCTGGGTGATGAAGTCAAATTTTTGGAGCAACAATCGCATGAAGTGTACCATGAAATGGGACAGTACGAGGAAGAGTTTCGAGGCGTTTAAGGCTTCACGAGACACTGAGCGATGTGGGATTCATAGGATGTGCTCCTGGATGGTCACTCAGGATGGCTTCTATTTCAGCAATGATGAGGTTAATTGGAGGAAGGACTTTTTGTGGTGA